In a genomic window of Erigeron canadensis isolate Cc75 chromosome 5, C_canadensis_v1, whole genome shotgun sequence:
- the LOC122600234 gene encoding uncharacterized protein LOC122600234 — MANNISSFVPFLAILAILQIAAAVDYTVTNTAATTPGGVRFNNEIGVAYTTQTLTSATSFIWRTFQQNTDSDRKSVARVSVFIDDMDGVAYTSNDEIHVSARYIQGYSGNLRAEITGVLYHEMTHVWQWDGNRQAPGGLIEGIADYVRLKAGYAPSHWVQPGAGDRWDQGYDVTARFLDYCNGLRNGFVAELNNKMRNGYNNSYFVDLLGKTVDQLWAEYKTKYSTV; from the coding sequence ATGGCTAACAATATCTCCTCATTTGTCCCCTTTCTTGCAATCCTAGCAATCCTACAAATAGCCGCAGCCGTGGACTACACAGTTACCAACACGGCTGCAACCACCCCTGGCGGTGTCCGATTCAACAATGAAATCGGGGTTGCATACACAACCCAAACTCTAACTTCTGCCACAAGCTTTATATGGAGGACATTCCAACAAAACACGGATAGTGATAGAAAGAGTGTGGCACGAGTAAGTGTGTTCATTGATGACATGGATGGCGTTGCTTATACGTCCAATGATGAGATCCATGTTAGTGCAAGGTACATTCAAGGGTACTCTGGTAATCTCAGGGCTGAGATAACTGGAGTACTTTATCATGAAATGACACATGTGTGGCAGTGGGATGGTAATCGTCAAGCTCCAGGTGGACTAATTGAAGGGATTGCGGATTATGTGAGGTTGAAGGCTGGCTATGCACCTAGTCACTGGGTTCAGCCAGGGGCTGGTGATAGATGGGATCAAGGATACGATGTGACAGCTCGGTTCTTAGACTACTGTAATGGTCTCAGAAATGGGTTTGTGGCCGAACTCAATAATAAGATGAGGAATGGTTATAACAATAGCTATTTTGTGGACTTGCTAGGAAAAACTGTTGATCAACTATGGGCCGAATACAAAACTAAATACTCCACTGTTTAG